A section of the Gemmatimonadota bacterium genome encodes:
- a CDS encoding phytanoyl-CoA dioxygenase family protein has translation MRLTKEQLAFMDTFGFLGFPGLLKDRIDGIIEAFEAVWTERGGGHGGKPHDGTARSCIVPFIDQHPVLSSLIDDARVNGIFGSLLGEDFVYLGSDGNFYVSDTNWHSDTDWSGKMRGAPPRIYYKMAFYLDPLTRESGALRVIPGSHRWGDDYADSLESQIRKSGENWGIGGWEVPAVALETQPGDVVVFNQNTKHSAWGGGDRRRMFTINCTARFADKDMQFLKNEIAAAARFWLDSVYGEAMLETAGPARMKHLEQPLAHQDHLVEEVRKAKARMAEPSRG, from the coding sequence ATGCGACTGACGAAAGAGCAACTGGCATTCATGGACACCTTCGGCTTCCTCGGTTTCCCCGGCTTGTTGAAGGACCGGATCGACGGGATCATCGAAGCGTTCGAGGCGGTGTGGACCGAACGCGGCGGCGGGCATGGCGGCAAGCCCCACGACGGGACGGCCAGGTCCTGCATCGTGCCCTTCATCGATCAGCATCCCGTGCTGTCCTCGCTGATCGACGACGCCCGCGTCAACGGCATCTTCGGCAGCCTCCTGGGCGAAGACTTCGTGTATCTGGGCAGCGACGGCAATTTCTACGTCAGCGATACCAACTGGCATTCGGACACGGACTGGTCGGGCAAGATGCGTGGCGCGCCGCCTCGGATATATTACAAGATGGCCTTCTACCTCGATCCGCTGACCCGGGAATCCGGCGCGCTGCGGGTGATCCCGGGCAGTCACCGATGGGGCGACGATTATGCCGACTCGCTGGAATCCCAGATCAGGAAATCGGGAGAAAATTGGGGTATCGGAGGCTGGGAGGTGCCGGCCGTGGCCCTCGAGACGCAGCCCGGCGACGTCGTCGTGTTCAACCAGAATACCAAGCACAGCGCCTGGGGCGGAGGTGACCGGCGCAGGATGTTTACGATCAACTGCACCGCCCGTTTCGCCGACAAAGACATGCAATTCCTGAAGAACGAGATCGCCGCCGCCGCGCGGTTCTGGCTCGACAGCGTCTACGGTGAAGCCATGCTGGAGACGGCCGGCCCGGCGCGCATGAAGCACCTGGAACAACCCCTTGCCCACCAGGATCATCTTGTGGAGGAAGTCCGCAAGGCCAAAGCGCGCATGGCGGAGCCGTCGCGGGGCTAA
- a CDS encoding amidohydrolase family protein, which translates to MSGLDYQDFDRSFWDEELADFVPDTVYDMHVHMWSERHRGKLPPNPTGLRLEIDYQDHLVWAEKLYPGRKMHYLVLGTPIPGGIDTEGHNDWMAEEMKQDPESAVNMMVTPDMTPEYVAAQVKRHGFLGLKPYRVFAPDPTHCRIRDFLPESFIEVAHDLGLAITMHMSKPEGPADEDNQKDLAYYTKQYPRAQWILAHCARAFNCFMMERAIQFLTGLPNIWYDTSAVNDLYSQYLLMKHEDRSRVMFGSDNVVAGCARGKYVTYGRAWTYYEGTTETTPHCDSRATLVIYEQLRQEKQVADMLGLTSQEIEDHFSGNARRFLRQVRGQQDWR; encoded by the coding sequence ATGAGCGGATTAGACTACCAGGATTTCGATCGGAGCTTCTGGGACGAGGAACTGGCCGATTTCGTGCCGGATACGGTCTACGACATGCACGTGCACATGTGGTCTGAACGGCATCGGGGAAAGCTTCCCCCGAACCCCACCGGGCTCCGGCTGGAGATCGACTACCAAGACCACCTGGTCTGGGCGGAGAAGCTGTATCCGGGCCGCAAGATGCATTACCTGGTACTCGGCACGCCGATTCCGGGGGGGATCGACACGGAAGGCCACAACGACTGGATGGCCGAGGAGATGAAGCAGGACCCCGAGTCGGCCGTCAACATGATGGTCACACCCGACATGACGCCGGAATACGTGGCCGCCCAGGTGAAAAGACACGGCTTCCTGGGCCTCAAACCCTACCGGGTCTTCGCCCCGGACCCCACCCACTGCCGCATTCGCGACTTCCTGCCCGAATCCTTCATCGAGGTGGCTCACGACCTCGGACTGGCCATCACCATGCACATGTCCAAACCCGAGGGGCCGGCGGACGAGGACAACCAGAAAGACCTGGCCTACTACACGAAGCAGTATCCCCGCGCCCAGTGGATCCTCGCCCACTGCGCCCGGGCATTCAACTGCTTCATGATGGAACGGGCGATTCAGTTCCTGACCGGACTGCCCAACATCTGGTACGACACGTCAGCCGTGAACGACCTCTACTCCCAGTACCTGCTGATGAAGCACGAGGACCGCTCGCGCGTCATGTTCGGATCGGACAACGTGGTGGCGGGGTGCGCCCGGGGCAAGTACGTCACCTACGGACGGGCGTGGACCTACTACGAGGGCACGACGGAGACGACGCCCCACTGCGATTCGCGGGCGACGCTGGTCATCTACGAGCAGTTGCGGCAAGAGAAGCAGGTGGCGGACATGCTGGGACTGACGTCACAGGAGATCGAGGACCATTTCTCCGGAAATGCCCGGCGATTCCTGCGGCAGGTCCGCGGCCAGCAGGACTGGCGGTAA
- a CDS encoding aminotransferase class I/II-fold pyridoxal phosphate-dependent enzyme, whose amino-acid sequence MADEHGMNRRSFLRNTVLGGAGVSLIGTPVWEAAAQMVSGTTMQQVNGIGLDDPTLVQLSINENPLGASQRAIEAVAGKMFGMNRYTMHDRLEEALAAHHGVDVESVVLGVGSSEILLTATLAAFWENPGNAVTAFPSYRSIPRTAEELGQAVKKVPLTGDWQMDLDAMAAAVDGGTRIVSICNPNNPTGQILDAAELERTIRAVPKDVIVCVDEAYIQFVDDPDYPSMISLTKEVENLLISRTFSKAYGLGGMRVGYGIAHPALLERMARFSIGMLNKNTLSTVAALAALDDQEHVRRSVESTRQGKAFLYAELEAMGYSPIRTQTIFVTVEVGPNVNTLIDRLWEKKVQVRQAFDMEGFMRISVGLPRENEAFISAFKRERSAL is encoded by the coding sequence ATGGCTGACGAACATGGCATGAACCGGCGTAGTTTCCTGCGCAACACGGTGCTGGGAGGCGCGGGCGTTTCGCTGATCGGCACGCCGGTCTGGGAGGCGGCCGCCCAGATGGTCAGCGGAACCACGATGCAGCAGGTGAACGGCATCGGACTCGACGATCCCACGCTGGTCCAGCTCAGCATAAACGAGAATCCCCTGGGCGCCTCGCAACGGGCGATCGAGGCGGTTGCCGGCAAGATGTTCGGCATGAACCGGTATACCATGCACGACCGGCTCGAGGAAGCCCTCGCGGCCCATCACGGTGTCGACGTCGAATCCGTTGTCCTGGGAGTGGGCTCGTCGGAGATCCTGCTCACGGCTACGCTGGCAGCCTTCTGGGAAAACCCGGGAAACGCGGTCACGGCCTTCCCGTCCTACCGGTCCATACCGAGGACGGCGGAGGAACTCGGACAGGCCGTCAAGAAGGTGCCGCTGACCGGGGACTGGCAGATGGACCTGGACGCCATGGCGGCGGCGGTGGACGGGGGTACCCGGATCGTCAGCATCTGCAATCCGAACAATCCCACCGGACAGATTCTCGATGCGGCCGAACTGGAGCGGACGATCCGGGCGGTGCCTAAAGACGTCATCGTCTGCGTCGACGAGGCCTATATACAGTTTGTGGATGATCCCGATTATCCATCCATGATTTCCTTGACGAAGGAAGTGGAAAACCTGCTGATATCCAGGACCTTCTCGAAGGCTTACGGACTGGGTGGCATGCGGGTAGGTTACGGCATCGCTCACCCCGCGCTGCTTGAACGCATGGCGCGGTTCAGCATTGGTATGCTCAACAAGAACACCCTGTCCACCGTGGCCGCCCTCGCGGCGCTGGACGACCAGGAACACGTCCGACGGTCGGTGGAATCCACGCGCCAGGGCAAGGCTTTCCTGTACGCGGAACTCGAGGCGATGGGATACAGTCCGATCCGGACGCAGACGATCTTCGTCACCGTAGAAGTCGGTCCCAACGTGAACACGCTGATCGACCGCCTGTGGGAGAAGAAGGTTCAGGTCCGCCAGGCCTTCGACATGGAAGGCTTTATGCGCATATCCGTCGGCCTGCCCCGCGAAAACGAGGCATTCATCTCCGCCTTCAAGCGGGAACGCAGCGCGTTGTAG
- a CDS encoding aldolase/citrate lyase family protein — protein MKYPNPLKQRIHDGELLLGTVLNAPTSFMASQVCRSDVDFLWIDAEHSSIWVEQLDMVPVIARQNDVAPMIRIAWNDPALVKKAYDIGAVAVMIPQVNTAEEAERAVRYARYAPEGNRGISPYWAMLAGLDFNHVVRTANDETVLVLQIESLEAYENLDEIMQVKGIDVLFVGPTDLSATLGVITQTESREVQTIMRDVPKRLEGSGIMAGTTLDNMEEIREKIDWGYRYINVGSPMGYGMRVLQENLDNLRNG, from the coding sequence ATGAAGTACCCCAATCCGCTGAAACAGCGCATCCACGACGGCGAACTGCTGCTGGGCACCGTGCTGAATGCGCCCACCTCGTTCATGGCATCCCAGGTCTGCCGGTCCGACGTCGACTTCCTCTGGATCGACGCGGAACATTCCTCCATATGGGTCGAGCAACTGGACATGGTTCCGGTGATCGCGCGCCAGAACGACGTGGCGCCCATGATCCGCATCGCCTGGAACGACCCCGCCCTCGTCAAGAAGGCCTACGACATCGGCGCCGTGGCCGTCATGATACCCCAGGTCAACACGGCCGAGGAGGCGGAGCGCGCCGTACGGTACGCCCGGTACGCCCCGGAGGGCAACCGGGGCATTTCGCCTTACTGGGCCATGCTGGCTGGTCTGGATTTCAATCACGTGGTCCGGACGGCCAATGACGAGACCGTCCTCGTGCTCCAGATCGAAAGCCTGGAAGCCTACGAGAACCTCGACGAGATCATGCAGGTCAAGGGGATCGACGTGCTCTTCGTCGGCCCCACGGACCTGTCCGCCACCCTGGGCGTGATCACCCAGACGGAATCCAGGGAGGTACAGACGATTATGCGGGATGTTCCGAAGCGCCTGGAAGGTTCGGGGATCATGGCGGGCACCACCCTGGACAATATGGAGGAGATTCGGGAAAAGATCGACTGGGGCTACCGGTACATCAACGTCGGCAGCCCGATGGGCTACGGCATGCGGGTGTTGCAGGAGAATCTGGACAACCTGCGGAATGGATGA
- a CDS encoding phytanoyl-CoA dioxygenase family protein, whose protein sequence is MISEEQVRTFSERGWLVVEGVYGPEEADEVARLAVETADSMDVEESMAGYLLDRSESGESAPRKIDSPYLRNPMFRDFALDGRLRDILRQLTGEEPLLKSDQLFMKPPRFGSEKPYHQDNFYFRCTPGRHVITAWIALDDVDEENGCLRYISGSHKKGIIDHVEVLGQPYNLAPPDDLIDWEMEASAPVRKGGVVFHHSETLHSSRRNTSDRWRRGYATHWVTASVTTETDNLDGAYFRREEYTEYVRAVDQRRDSAARVWSADR, encoded by the coding sequence ATGATCAGTGAAGAACAGGTCCGAACCTTTAGTGAGCGGGGATGGTTGGTGGTTGAGGGTGTCTACGGTCCCGAAGAGGCCGACGAAGTAGCCCGATTGGCCGTGGAAACGGCGGATTCCATGGACGTAGAGGAATCTATGGCTGGCTACCTGCTGGACCGTTCCGAATCGGGCGAGTCCGCGCCCCGGAAGATCGACAGTCCCTACCTTCGGAATCCGATGTTCCGTGATTTCGCCCTGGATGGCCGGCTCCGGGACATACTCCGGCAGCTCACTGGTGAAGAACCCCTGCTCAAGAGCGACCAGCTCTTCATGAAACCGCCGCGGTTCGGGTCAGAGAAACCCTACCACCAGGACAACTTCTACTTCCGGTGCACGCCTGGCCGCCACGTGATCACGGCCTGGATCGCCCTCGACGACGTGGACGAGGAGAATGGCTGCCTCCGGTACATCTCCGGTTCGCACAAGAAGGGGATCATCGACCACGTGGAGGTCCTCGGGCAGCCCTACAACCTGGCGCCGCCGGACGACCTGATCGACTGGGAGATGGAAGCCTCCGCGCCCGTGCGCAAGGGCGGGGTGGTTTTCCACCACTCGGAGACGCTCCATTCGTCGCGCCGCAACACGTCGGACCGCTGGCGGCGCGGCTACGCGACGCACTGGGTTACCGCGTCGGTCACGACCGAAACGGACAACCTGGATGGTGCCTATTTTCGGCGGGAAGAGTACACGGAGTACGTGCGGGCGGTCGATCAGCGGAGGGACAGCGCGGCGCGAGTCTGGTCTGCGGACCGATAA
- a CDS encoding XRE family transcriptional regulator, translating into MTTGLIGRRIKALREERRLSQESVANLFDFKDRQTVSAIETGARRVTAEELLLAVERLGAPLEYFTDPFLLAGEGRFSWRQTGVDAERLEACEQIAGRWIGAYRALAPQVGYETPLMRRSLGLTRHARFEDAMAAGERFATEFDLGEIPAMRLMEVMERELGILVLMMDTERGISGAACRLPELDAVLIARREIIGRRHFDLAHELFHILTWDAIPPEHTEEAMETGGNRTEQLTNNFAAAVLMPAAILARFGSWSDLTEDKLIRKLHSVANELRVTVSALRWRLVALGELKPVVARSLPDAALRNNRSDVAENVPPALFSRPFMKVLGMAIEQGCISVRSVAGLLDLSVDDLVDLFAAHDVQCAIEL; encoded by the coding sequence ATGACGACGGGGCTTATCGGAAGGCGGATCAAGGCGTTGCGAGAGGAACGCAGGCTATCGCAGGAAAGTGTAGCGAACCTATTTGACTTCAAGGATCGGCAGACGGTATCGGCCATCGAGACGGGTGCGAGACGCGTGACAGCGGAGGAACTGCTGCTCGCCGTAGAAAGACTGGGCGCACCGCTCGAGTACTTTACCGACCCGTTCCTGCTGGCGGGTGAGGGACGCTTCTCCTGGCGTCAGACCGGCGTCGACGCTGAACGGCTCGAGGCCTGTGAACAAATCGCCGGACGCTGGATCGGCGCATACCGCGCGCTGGCGCCACAGGTCGGATACGAAACCCCGCTGATGCGTCGGTCGCTCGGGCTCACCCGCCACGCGCGTTTCGAGGACGCCATGGCGGCCGGCGAGCGGTTCGCCACCGAGTTCGATCTAGGTGAAATCCCCGCCATGCGCCTCATGGAAGTCATGGAACGCGAACTCGGCATCCTGGTCCTCATGATGGACACCGAGCGCGGTATCTCGGGCGCGGCCTGCCGCCTGCCCGAGCTCGACGCGGTGCTCATTGCGCGACGTGAAATCATCGGACGCCGCCACTTTGATCTCGCCCATGAGCTGTTTCACATTCTGACCTGGGATGCGATTCCGCCCGAACACACCGAGGAAGCGATGGAAACCGGAGGCAACCGCACCGAGCAACTCACCAACAACTTCGCGGCGGCGGTTCTGATGCCGGCCGCCATACTTGCGAGGTTTGGAAGCTGGTCGGATCTCACTGAAGACAAGTTGATCCGGAAACTACACTCGGTGGCGAACGAGTTGCGCGTGACGGTCTCGGCACTGAGATGGCGGCTGGTCGCACTCGGCGAATTGAAACCTGTGGTTGCGCGTTCCTTGCCGGATGCGGCATTGCGCAACAACAGATCGGACGTCGCCGAGAACGTTCCGCCCGCCCTGTTCTCGAGACCCTTCATGAAAGTGCTCGGAATGGCGATCGAGCAGGGATGCATCTCGGTACGAAGTGTCGCCGGCTTGCTCGACCTCAGCGTCGATGATCTCGTGGATCTCTTCGCAGCACATGACGTCCAGTGCGCAATCGAACTGTGA
- the tenA gene encoding thiaminase II — protein MTTASATGTITDLMWSETAAIYDAILTHPFIKGLTSGDLDRSAFEFYTVQDALYLKDYARALSLAAVKAPDEATIILFNEHAKGCLVEERAMQANFFDVFGLSSEEVWATPKAPVCQAYTSYLLSVAYGRPFHEVVAVVLPCYWIYWEVGKALAEKGSPDPMYQQWIDTYAGEQFAECVVAVLEIANRVARGLPEEDREAMLGHYITTSRYEWMFWDMGYRKEQWPV, from the coding sequence ATGACGACCGCATCGGCGACAGGAACCATCACCGATCTCATGTGGTCGGAGACGGCCGCAATATACGACGCGATCCTCACCCATCCATTCATCAAGGGGCTAACCTCAGGCGACCTCGACCGCTCGGCCTTCGAATTCTACACCGTCCAGGACGCGCTTTATCTCAAGGACTACGCCCGGGCCCTGAGCCTCGCCGCGGTCAAAGCGCCCGACGAGGCCACTATCATCCTCTTCAACGAGCATGCCAAGGGGTGTCTCGTGGAAGAGCGGGCCATGCAGGCAAACTTCTTCGACGTCTTCGGCCTGTCGTCGGAAGAGGTCTGGGCCACGCCCAAGGCACCGGTGTGCCAGGCCTATACGAGCTACCTGCTTTCCGTGGCCTATGGCCGGCCATTCCACGAGGTGGTGGCCGTGGTGCTCCCCTGCTACTGGATCTACTGGGAGGTGGGCAAGGCGTTGGCCGAGAAGGGTTCGCCCGATCCCATGTACCAGCAGTGGATCGACACCTACGCCGGCGAGCAGTTCGCCGAGTGCGTCGTCGCCGTCCTGGAGATCGCGAACCGGGTCGCGCGGGGCCTTCCCGAGGAGGACCGCGAGGCCATGCTTGGGCACTACATCACGACCAGCCGGTATGAGTGGATGTTCTGGGACATGGGTTATCGGAAGGAACAGTGGCCGGTTTGA
- a CDS encoding type II toxin-antitoxin system HicA family toxin — translation MPFSVREVLRKLRRAGFVEIRQSGSHKVLRHADGRQTYLSMHTGTLPTGTLHKILKQAGLSRDEFIDL, via the coding sequence ATGCCGTTCTCGGTTCGTGAGGTCCTGAGGAAGTTACGTCGCGCAGGATTCGTGGAGATTCGGCAATCTGGGTCCCACAAAGTGCTTCGTCACGCTGATGGTAGGCAAACGTACCTGTCTATGCATACTGGTACGTTACCAACGGGGACGTTGCACAAGATTCTAAAGCAAGCCGGACTGAGTCGTGACGAGTTTATTGATCTCTAG
- a CDS encoding class I SAM-dependent DNA methyltransferase — translation MTNHEAEYWRMADALRGSMDAEYIAENIFWVPPEARWQHLKSQARQPTIGRLIDDAMVAIERDNPALKDVLPKEYARPALDKTRLGQVVDMVSNIKVGGAEARATDVLGSVYEYFLEQFALAEGRKGGEFYTPRSVVRLLVEMLEPYQGRVYDPCCGSSGMFVQSVEFIRTHASGNGNVGKATGDVSIYGQESNYTTWRMARMNLAIRGIAGLIEHGDSFHNDRHPDLRADYILANPPFNVSDWGGDRLRDDRRWEYGVPPVGNANFAWVQHFLYHLAPRGTAGFVLANGSMSSNQSGEGEIRKNIIEAGLVDCIIALPGQLFRSTQIPACLWFLSRGRLNGAHRDRQGETLFIDARKLGHMLDRTRRDLSQEDIERVADTYHAWRGSEEATVYEDVPGFCKSATLDEIRKHGHVLTPGRYVGVPPQEDDGEPFEEKMTRLSAQWREQQAEAERLDKEIEANLARLGFGER, via the coding sequence ATGACGAACCACGAAGCCGAATACTGGCGCATGGCCGACGCCCTGCGGGGCAGCATGGACGCCGAGTACATCGCGGAGAACATCTTCTGGGTGCCTCCCGAGGCCCGATGGCAACATCTCAAGAGCCAGGCTCGCCAGCCTACCATCGGGCGGTTGATCGACGACGCCATGGTGGCCATCGAGCGGGACAACCCAGCGCTTAAGGACGTGCTGCCGAAGGAATACGCCCGGCCAGCCTTGGACAAGACCCGGTTGGGACAGGTGGTCGACATGGTGAGCAATATCAAGGTTGGCGGTGCTGAAGCTCGCGCCACGGACGTGCTGGGCAGCGTCTACGAGTACTTCCTGGAACAGTTCGCCCTGGCCGAGGGCCGCAAGGGCGGCGAGTTCTACACCCCGCGCTCGGTCGTGCGCCTCTTGGTGGAGATGCTGGAACCGTACCAGGGCCGCGTCTACGACCCCTGCTGCGGCTCCTCCGGCATGTTCGTTCAGTCGGTGGAGTTCATCCGCACCCACGCCAGCGGCAACGGGAACGTGGGTAAAGCCACGGGCGACGTCTCCATCTACGGCCAGGAGTCCAACTACACGACCTGGCGCATGGCCAGGATGAACCTTGCGATCCGGGGCATCGCGGGCCTGATCGAACACGGCGACAGTTTCCACAACGATCGCCACCCGGACCTGCGGGCCGACTACATCCTCGCCAATCCGCCCTTCAACGTCTCCGACTGGGGCGGCGACCGGCTGCGCGACGACAGGCGGTGGGAGTACGGTGTCCCGCCCGTGGGCAACGCCAACTTCGCCTGGGTGCAGCACTTCCTGTATCACCTCGCGCCGCGAGGCACGGCGGGTTTCGTCCTGGCCAACGGCTCCATGTCGTCGAACCAGTCCGGCGAAGGGGAGATCCGCAAGAACATCATCGAAGCCGGCCTGGTGGACTGCATCATCGCCCTGCCGGGCCAGCTCTTCCGTTCCACCCAGATACCGGCCTGCCTCTGGTTCCTATCCCGCGGCCGCCTCAACGGAGCGCACCGGGACCGCCAGGGCGAAACGCTCTTCATCGACGCCCGCAAGCTGGGACACATGCTCGACCGCACCCGCCGCGACCTGTCTCAGGAGGACATCGAACGCGTCGCCGACACCTACCATGCCTGGCGAGGAAGCGAGGAGGCTACCGTGTACGAGGACGTCCCCGGATTCTGCAAGAGCGCAACGCTCGACGAGATCCGCAAACACGGCCACGTCCTCACTCCAGGCCGGTACGTCGGCGTGCCGCCGCAGGAGGACGACGGCGAACCCTTCGAGGAGAAGATGACCCGTCTCTCGGCCCAATGGCGCGAGCAGCAGGCCGAGGCCGAGCGGCTGGATAAGGAAATCGAGGCGAACTTGGCGCGGCTGGGGTTTGGGGAGCGATAG